The proteins below are encoded in one region of Metabacillus dongyingensis:
- the rpsI gene encoding 30S ribosomal protein S9 has translation MAQVQYYGTGRRKSSVARVRLVPGEGRIVINDREVKDYIPFAALIEDIKQPLNLTETAGSYDVLVSVNGGGFAGQAGAIRHGISRALLEADPEYRGTLKRAGLLTRDARMKERKKYGLKGARRAPQFSKR, from the coding sequence TTGGCACAGGTTCAATATTACGGTACTGGCCGTCGTAAAAGCTCAGTAGCGCGTGTTCGTCTGGTTCCAGGCGAAGGCCGTATTGTTATCAACGATCGTGAAGTAAAAGATTACATCCCATTCGCAGCTTTAATCGAAGATATTAAACAACCATTAAACTTAACTGAAACAGCTGGAAGCTATGATGTTTTAGTTAGCGTTAACGGCGGTGGATTTGCTGGTCAAGCTGGCGCTATCCGTCACGGTATCTCTCGTGCATTATTAGAAGCTGACCCAGAATACCGCGGCACTTTAAAGCGCGCTGGTCTTCTAACTCGTGACGCTCGTATGAAAGAACGTAAAAAATACGGTCTTAAAGGCGCTCGTCGTGCACCTCAGTTCTCAAAACGTTAA
- a CDS encoding energy-coupling factor ABC transporter ATP-binding protein, with translation MDITFKELEHRYQVHSPFERLALYDINLAIKDHSFVSIIGHTGSGKSTILQHLNGLLKPTKGSISIGDRKIEANKKNKNLKSIRQLVAIVFQFPEHQLFEETVERDIMFGPLNFGVSPEEAKVKARDALIRVGLPAEVLQKSPFDLSGGQMRRVAIAGVLAMEPKVLVLDEPTAGLDPSGRKEIMDLFYTLHQDRSLTTILVTHSMEDAACYSDEIVVMHKGTVQMKGTPEEVFSHSETLISAGLDLPETVKLQRIIEQKLGKELKGISLSIDDLVDQVASEIKGDPK, from the coding sequence ATGGATATTACATTCAAAGAGTTAGAGCACAGGTACCAAGTTCATTCCCCTTTTGAACGTCTTGCCCTATATGATATTAATCTGGCGATTAAAGATCATTCTTTCGTTTCGATTATCGGACATACAGGATCAGGGAAATCTACCATCCTGCAGCATTTAAATGGTCTGCTGAAGCCAACAAAGGGATCGATCTCTATTGGGGACCGCAAGATTGAAGCCAACAAGAAAAATAAGAACCTGAAATCAATCCGCCAACTGGTTGCGATTGTCTTTCAATTTCCAGAGCATCAGCTGTTTGAGGAAACGGTGGAACGAGATATTATGTTTGGCCCTTTGAATTTCGGCGTATCCCCTGAAGAGGCAAAAGTGAAGGCAAGAGATGCATTAATACGTGTCGGTCTTCCTGCAGAGGTTCTTCAAAAATCTCCATTTGATTTAAGCGGCGGACAAATGAGACGTGTCGCCATTGCAGGTGTCCTGGCCATGGAGCCGAAGGTGCTGGTACTCGATGAACCGACAGCAGGACTTGATCCAAGCGGCAGAAAAGAGATCATGGATCTTTTCTATACCCTCCATCAAGATCGATCGCTTACCACCATCCTAGTCACGCACAGCATGGAAGACGCTGCCTGTTATTCAGATGAAATTGTTGTCATGCACAAAGGAACGGTTCAAATGAAAGGAACGCCTGAAGAAGTATTCAGCCATTCTGAAACGTTAATTTCTGCAGGACTTGATCTTCCGGAAACCGTAAAGCTTCAAAGGATAATAGAACAAAAGCTTGGCAAGGAACTGAAAGGGATCTCGCTTTCCATAGATGACTTGGTTGATCAGGTTGCATCTGAGATAAAGGGTGACCCGAAATGA
- the rpsK gene encoding 30S ribosomal protein S11 yields the protein MARKTNTRKRRVKKNIEAGIAHIRSTFNNTIVTITDVHGNALSWSSAGSLGFRGSRKSTPFAAQMAAEAAAKGSIEHGMKTLEVTVKGPGAGREAAIRALQAAGLEVTAIRDVTPVPHNGCRPPKRRRV from the coding sequence ATGGCTCGTAAAACGAACACTCGTAAGCGTCGCGTAAAAAAGAATATTGAGGCTGGTATCGCTCATATTCGTTCAACATTTAACAACACGATTGTTACTATTACAGACGTACATGGTAACGCTCTTTCTTGGTCAAGTGCAGGTTCACTGGGATTCAGAGGATCACGTAAATCAACTCCATTTGCTGCACAAATGGCTGCTGAAGCTGCAGCTAAAGGATCAATTGAACACGGTATGAAAACTCTTGAAGTAACTGTTAAAGGACCAGGTGCAGGCCGTGAAGCTGCAATCCGTGCACTTCAAGCTGCTGGTCTAGAAGTAACAGCTATCAGAGACGTTACTCCGGTTCCACATAACGGATGCCGTCCGCCAAAACGTCGTCGTGTATAA
- a CDS encoding LysM peptidoglycan-binding domain-containing protein yields MKKQYMLLFSLVLLLLMNGYPAHAANNLRNLYDVKSGDYLGKIAKTYGTSVIDLKLINGLQSDKIMVGQKLRVPIMYTVAPGDTLWELSQVFNSTVQSIKTANKLATNNIFTGQRLRIPPKRLSMQGQYVLMTREEFKDWLFNHIFTRKIGKIQQHHTYSPSYQQFNGSNHFSLLKAMEEHHVKGMGWSNISQQLTTFPDGKVAVGRPFDTPPEGSFGLQNKAAMHRIEADALAIENLGNFDKGKNQMTAEQKETIVMITSLLSLKYGLTPSINSITYHHWWDINSGERVLDKGEGHAVKSCPGTDFFGGNSTTSAKNNFYPLVSKKMKEIRASMR; encoded by the coding sequence ATGAAAAAACAATATATGCTTCTATTTAGTTTGGTTTTACTACTACTAATGAATGGATATCCTGCCCATGCAGCCAATAACCTGAGAAATTTGTATGACGTGAAATCAGGAGATTATTTAGGAAAAATCGCAAAAACGTATGGAACTTCTGTAATAGACCTGAAACTTATCAACGGATTGCAATCAGATAAAATCATGGTTGGCCAGAAATTAAGGGTTCCCATAATGTACACAGTTGCTCCTGGCGATACGCTATGGGAGCTATCACAAGTATTTAACTCTACCGTCCAATCCATAAAAACAGCTAATAAACTTGCAACGAACAATATCTTTACCGGGCAAAGATTAAGGATTCCTCCGAAAAGGCTATCCATGCAAGGACAATATGTTCTGATGACAAGAGAGGAATTTAAGGATTGGCTTTTCAACCATATCTTCACAAGGAAGATAGGGAAGATCCAACAACATCACACTTATTCACCTTCCTACCAGCAATTCAATGGTTCCAATCATTTTTCATTGTTGAAGGCCATGGAGGAGCATCATGTTAAGGGAATGGGTTGGAGTAACATCAGTCAACAATTAACCACCTTTCCGGACGGAAAAGTCGCAGTTGGCAGGCCATTTGACACACCTCCCGAAGGTTCATTTGGTTTGCAAAATAAAGCGGCCATGCATAGGATCGAAGCAGATGCACTAGCTATTGAAAATCTTGGGAACTTTGATAAAGGGAAGAATCAAATGACTGCGGAACAAAAGGAAACGATTGTGATGATCACGTCCTTGCTTAGTTTAAAATATGGATTAACTCCTTCTATTAACAGTATCACATACCACCACTGGTGGGATATTAACTCCGGAGAAAGAGTGTTAGATAAAGGAGAGGGACATGCTGTTAAATCTTGTCCAGGGACAGACTTTTTCGGAGGGAATTCCACAACTAGTGCAAAAAATAATTTTTATCCCTTAGTGTCAAAGAAAATGAAGGAAATACGAGCATCTATGCGATAA
- the infA gene encoding translation initiation factor IF-1, with protein MAKDDVIEVEGTVQETLPNAMFKVELENGHTVLAHVSGKIRMHFIRILPGDKVTVELSPYDLSRGRITYRFK; from the coding sequence ATGGCGAAAGACGATGTAATTGAAGTAGAGGGTACTGTACAGGAGACATTGCCAAATGCAATGTTCAAAGTTGAGCTTGAGAACGGTCATACGGTTTTAGCGCATGTATCTGGAAAAATCCGCATGCATTTTATTCGTATTTTACCTGGAGACAAAGTTACGGTAGAATTATCACCATATGATCTATCTCGTGGCAGAATTACGTACCGTTTTAAATAA
- a CDS encoding DUF2521 family protein, which yields MMENITSLSDKRREKQISYERSILKDLTLTQLKTKAYECFGVFMHSGKFDYSAIEDGCIDFSIEAYLLGASYSRFGFFGETMQTVNARSRREEKLLVDQLFDYMLIWGNPGENDFKNESIYYACEFLIHLWWSEGFEKGEKRLKLRLH from the coding sequence ATGATGGAAAATATCACTTCACTTTCAGATAAAAGAAGAGAGAAGCAAATCAGCTATGAACGCAGCATACTAAAAGACCTTACGTTAACTCAGCTGAAAACAAAAGCTTACGAGTGCTTTGGCGTTTTTATGCATTCCGGAAAGTTTGACTACTCAGCTATAGAAGATGGCTGCATTGATTTTTCCATAGAGGCATATCTGCTCGGTGCAAGCTACAGCAGGTTTGGCTTTTTTGGAGAAACCATGCAGACTGTAAATGCAAGATCAAGACGGGAAGAAAAACTGCTTGTTGACCAGCTGTTTGACTACATGCTGATATGGGGGAACCCTGGCGAAAATGACTTCAAAAATGAATCGATCTATTATGCATGCGAGTTTTTAATTCATTTGTGGTGGTCGGAGGGTTTTGAAAAAGGAGAAAAACGGCTTAAGCTTCGTCTCCATTAA
- a CDS encoding DNA-directed RNA polymerase subunit alpha — translation MIEIEKPKIETVEISDDAKYGKFVVEPLERGYGTTLGNSLRRILLSSLPGAAVTSIQIDSVLHEFSTIEGVVEDVTTIILNIKKLALKIYSEEEKTLEIDVQDEGVVTAADITHDSDVEILNPDLHIATLAKGAHFRMRLTAKRGRGYTPADANKREDQPIGVIPIDSIFTPVSRVSYQVENTRVGQVSNYDKLTFDVWTDGSTGPKEAIALGAKILTEHLNIFVGLTDEAQNAEIMVEKEEDQKEKVLEMTIEELDLSVRSYNCLKRAGINTVQELAHKTEEDMMKVRNLGRKSLEEVKAKLEELGLGLRKDD, via the coding sequence ATGATAGAAATTGAAAAACCAAAAATCGAAACGGTTGAAATCAGCGACGATGCCAAGTACGGTAAATTCGTCGTCGAACCACTCGAGCGTGGATATGGTACTACTTTGGGTAACTCCTTACGTCGTATTCTCTTATCCTCACTCCCTGGTGCCGCTGTAACATCAATCCAGATAGATAGTGTACTCCATGAATTCTCTACAATTGAAGGCGTTGTTGAAGATGTTACAACAATCATCTTAAACATTAAAAAGCTTGCTCTTAAAATCTACTCTGAGGAAGAAAAAACGCTTGAGATTGACGTACAGGATGAAGGAGTTGTAACGGCTGCAGATATTACTCACGACAGTGATGTTGAAATTCTAAATCCGGACCTTCATATTGCTACATTAGCGAAGGGTGCACATTTCCGTATGAGATTGACTGCGAAGCGTGGACGCGGATATACTCCGGCTGATGCAAACAAAAGAGAAGATCAGCCAATTGGCGTTATCCCAATCGATTCTATTTTCACACCTGTATCCCGCGTGTCTTATCAAGTTGAAAATACACGTGTAGGTCAAGTGTCGAACTATGATAAACTTACTTTTGATGTGTGGACAGACGGAAGCACAGGTCCAAAAGAAGCTATTGCACTTGGTGCAAAGATTCTGACTGAACACCTTAATATCTTCGTTGGGCTTACTGATGAAGCTCAAAACGCTGAGATTATGGTGGAAAAGGAAGAGGACCAAAAAGAAAAAGTTTTAGAAATGACGATCGAAGAATTGGATTTGTCAGTTCGTTCTTATAACTGTTTAAAACGTGCAGGCATCAACACTGTACAGGAGCTTGCTCATAAAACAGAAGAAGACATGATGAAAGTTCGTAACTTAGGTCGTAAATCTTTGGAAGAAGTTAAAGCGAAACTAGAAGAACTTGGCTTAGGTCTTCGTAAAGACGACTGA
- the truA gene encoding tRNA pseudouridine(38-40) synthase TruA has protein sequence MMRVKCTIGYDGTRFNGFQIQPNMRTVQGEVERGLKRLHKGKEVKVFASGRTDAGVHAVGQVLHFDTDIYIPENRWPNALNSLLAEDVAIQSVAFVNDDFHARYHVRAKEYRYKISRSAIRNVFNRNYSYHYPYKLDYVKMREAIKFLIGTHDFTSFCSAKTDKEDRVRTLYDIEFYEEDDMLTFRFVGDGFLYNMVRILVGTLINAGRGALDPYQIPEILKAQDRSLCGKTAPGCGLYLWKVYYDN, from the coding sequence ATCATGAGGGTAAAATGCACAATCGGATATGATGGCACAAGATTTAACGGTTTTCAAATTCAGCCGAATATGAGAACTGTACAGGGTGAGGTTGAGAGGGGCCTTAAAAGGCTTCATAAAGGAAAAGAAGTAAAAGTATTTGCATCGGGAAGAACGGATGCGGGAGTCCACGCAGTTGGTCAGGTTCTGCATTTTGATACAGATATTTATATTCCTGAGAACCGCTGGCCCAATGCATTAAATTCCCTGCTCGCTGAGGACGTTGCGATTCAATCCGTTGCGTTTGTAAACGATGACTTTCATGCGAGGTATCATGTCCGAGCCAAGGAATACCGCTATAAAATAAGCCGCTCAGCGATACGGAATGTATTTAATCGAAATTATTCTTATCATTATCCTTATAAACTTGATTACGTCAAAATGAGAGAAGCGATTAAATTTCTTATCGGCACTCATGACTTTACGAGCTTCTGTTCTGCGAAGACGGATAAAGAAGACCGGGTAAGAACATTATATGATATCGAATTTTATGAAGAAGATGACATGCTTACTTTCCGGTTTGTAGGCGACGGATTTCTTTATAACATGGTAAGAATATTGGTCGGCACTCTGATCAATGCAGGACGCGGAGCGCTGGATCCTTATCAGATTCCGGAGATACTGAAGGCACAGGATCGTTCCCTTTGCGGCAAAACAGCCCCGGGGTGCGGATTATATTTGTGGAAAGTTTATTATGACAACTAA
- the map gene encoding type I methionyl aminopeptidase has product MIICKTPREIEIMREAGRIVALTHQELQKHIQPGITTKELDVIAEKFIRGSNAIPSFKGYNGFRGSICASVNEELVHGIPGDRVLREGDIISIDIGAKYNGYHGDSAWTYPVGKISEESERLLEVTEESLYKGLAEAKPGERLSNISHAIQTYVEQHQFSVVREYVGHGVGQDLHEDPQIPHYGPPNKGPRLKPGMVLAIEPMVNAGSRYVRTLSDNWTVVTQDRKMCAHFEHTIAITETGYEILTKA; this is encoded by the coding sequence ATGATCATTTGTAAGACTCCACGTGAAATTGAAATCATGCGTGAAGCTGGTCGCATTGTCGCATTGACCCACCAGGAACTCCAAAAACATATACAGCCTGGAATTACTACAAAAGAACTGGATGTAATTGCCGAAAAGTTTATACGCGGAAGCAATGCAATTCCATCTTTTAAAGGTTATAATGGTTTTCGCGGGAGCATTTGTGCTTCAGTGAATGAGGAGCTCGTTCACGGAATACCTGGAGATCGAGTATTGCGTGAAGGAGACATTATCAGCATTGATATTGGTGCTAAATATAATGGCTATCATGGTGACTCTGCTTGGACATATCCTGTTGGAAAAATCTCTGAGGAATCCGAAAGACTTCTTGAAGTAACGGAGGAATCCTTGTACAAAGGGCTTGCTGAAGCAAAGCCTGGCGAGAGACTATCCAATATATCACACGCTATTCAGACGTATGTTGAACAGCATCAATTCTCGGTCGTTCGGGAATATGTTGGACACGGCGTTGGACAGGATTTACATGAAGATCCGCAGATTCCGCATTATGGTCCGCCAAACAAAGGTCCGAGGTTAAAACCAGGCATGGTCTTGGCAATTGAGCCAATGGTTAATGCCGGCAGCCGTTATGTAAGAACTCTTTCTGACAACTGGACAGTTGTTACGCAAGACCGCAAGATGTGTGCTCATTTTGAACATACAATTGCTATTACTGAAACTGGCTATGAAATTTTAACTAAAGCCTGA
- the rplQ gene encoding 50S ribosomal protein L17, with the protein MPYRKLGRTSAQRKALLRDLTTDLIISERIETTEARAKELRSTVEKMITLGKRGDLHARRQAAAYIRNEVANEEGTQNALQKLFGDIAPRYTERQGGYTRIMKLGPRRGDGAPMVIIELV; encoded by the coding sequence ATGCCTTACAGAAAATTAGGACGTACAAGTGCTCAACGTAAAGCGTTACTTCGTGATCTAACTACAGATTTAATTATCAGCGAGCGCATTGAAACTACTGAGGCGCGTGCGAAAGAATTACGTTCAACTGTAGAAAAAATGATTACTTTAGGTAAACGTGGGGATCTTCATGCCCGCCGCCAAGCTGCTGCTTACATCCGTAACGAGGTAGCAAACGAAGAAGGCACGCAAAATGCACTTCAAAAACTATTCGGTGATATCGCACCACGTTATACAGAGCGTCAAGGTGGATACACTCGCATAATGAAACTTGGACCTCGCCGCGGCGACGGAGCACCAATGGTCATTATCGAATTAGTTTAA
- the rplM gene encoding 50S ribosomal protein L13 yields MRTTYMAKATEVERKWFVVDAAGKTLGRLASEVASVLRGKHKPTYTPHVDTGDHVIIINAAQIELTGKKLTDKIYYRHSQFPGGLKSRTALEMRTNYSEKMLELAIRGMLPKGSLGRQMYKKLHVYAGNEHPHQAQQPEVYELRG; encoded by the coding sequence ATGCGTACAACATATATGGCGAAAGCAACTGAAGTTGAACGTAAATGGTTCGTAGTAGATGCGGCTGGCAAAACTTTAGGTCGTCTAGCTAGCGAAGTAGCATCTGTACTTCGTGGTAAACACAAACCAACTTACACACCACATGTAGACACTGGTGATCATGTTATCATCATTAATGCAGCACAAATCGAACTTACTGGTAAAAAATTGACTGACAAGATTTACTACCGTCACAGCCAATTTCCAGGCGGTTTGAAATCAAGAACAGCTCTTGAAATGCGTACAAACTATTCTGAGAAAATGCTTGAATTAGCAATTCGCGGAATGCTTCCTAAAGGTTCATTAGGACGTCAAATGTACAAAAAATTACATGTATATGCTGGCAACGAACATCCACATCAAGCACAACAACCAGAAGTTTACGAACTTCGCGGTTAA
- the rpmJ gene encoding 50S ribosomal protein L36 → MKVRPSVKPICEKCKVIRRKGKVMVICENPKHKQKQG, encoded by the coding sequence ATGAAGGTAAGACCATCGGTTAAACCAATCTGTGAGAAATGCAAAGTTATTCGCAGAAAAGGCAAAGTAATGGTAATTTGTGAAAATCCAAAACATAAACAAAAACAAGGCTAA
- a CDS encoding tyrosine-type recombinase/integrase, producing MTSASFPRYDHNERKMKYIRLASLNDQLTKLPKNHKYFPSISIHGLRHSHASLLFEAWASIKDVQARLSHTDIQTTMNIYTHVSNTAKEKVANLFQDYMDL from the coding sequence ATGACCAGTGCCTCTTTTCCTAGGTACGACCACAATGAAAGAAAAATGAAGTATATCCGTTTAGCCAGCTTAAATGATCAGTTAACCAAGTTACCCAAAAACCATAAGTATTTTCCGTCTATTTCCATTCATGGTTTACGTCACTCTCATGCTTCTTTGTTATTCGAAGCTTGGGCTAGCATTAAAGATGTACAAGCGCGGCTTAGCCATACAGACATTCAAACAACCATGAACATCTATACTCACGTCTCAAACACCGCCAAAGAAAAAGTAGCCAATTTATTTCAAGATTACATGGATTTATGA
- the rpsM gene encoding 30S ribosomal protein S13: protein MARIAGVDIPRDKRVVISLTYVFGIGRPTAEKVLAEAGVSEDTRVRDLTEEELGKIRDIVDKLKVEGDLRREVSLNIKRLIEIGSFRGLRHRRSLPVRGQNTKNNARTRKGPRRTVANKKK, encoded by the coding sequence ATGGCTCGTATTGCTGGTGTAGATATTCCTCGTGACAAACGCGTTGTTATTTCATTAACTTACGTTTTCGGTATTGGTCGTCCAACTGCTGAAAAAGTACTAGCTGAGGCTGGTGTTTCTGAAGATACACGTGTGCGTGACTTAACAGAAGAAGAATTAGGTAAAATTCGTGATATCGTAGACAAGCTGAAAGTTGAAGGAGACCTTCGTCGTGAAGTTTCTTTAAACATCAAACGTCTGATTGAGATCGGCAGTTTCCGCGGTTTGCGTCATCGTCGCAGTTTACCTGTTCGTGGTCAAAATACCAAAAATAACGCTCGTACTCGTAAAGGACCTCGTCGTACGGTTGCGAACAAGAAAAAATAA
- a CDS encoding energy-coupling factor ABC transporter ATP-binding protein — translation MEQPIIHVNDVTFRYHEEDERPALNSVSLSVIKGEWLAVVGHNGSGKSTLARVLNGLILPQKGNVIVNGITLNEDSVWEIRKQIGMVFQNPDNQFVGTTVKDDVAFGLENHGVPREVMKKRVEWATHKVKMEAFLDQEPHHLSGGQKQRVAIAGVIAVQPQIIILDEATSMLDPQGRKEVMETVRELKDQGIVTVISITHDLEEASKADRIVVMNGGEKFAEGTPETIFKLDQKLVEIGLDLPFPYRVSMKLREAGVNLTSNHLDEESLVNELWILHSKS, via the coding sequence ATGGAACAACCGATCATTCATGTGAATGACGTGACATTCCGTTATCACGAAGAGGATGAAAGACCCGCATTGAATTCCGTTTCCTTAAGTGTAATCAAAGGAGAATGGCTTGCGGTCGTCGGTCATAACGGCTCGGGCAAGTCTACACTTGCGAGAGTCCTGAATGGTCTGATCCTGCCTCAGAAGGGTAACGTAATCGTAAACGGCATCACTCTAAATGAAGATTCAGTTTGGGAGATTCGAAAACAGATTGGCATGGTTTTTCAAAATCCTGATAATCAATTTGTCGGTACAACCGTAAAAGATGATGTGGCTTTTGGTTTAGAAAATCACGGAGTGCCGCGGGAAGTAATGAAAAAGCGCGTGGAATGGGCTACACATAAAGTGAAGATGGAAGCATTTCTCGATCAAGAGCCGCACCATCTATCAGGAGGACAAAAGCAGCGTGTTGCCATTGCCGGCGTAATCGCTGTGCAGCCTCAAATTATCATCTTAGATGAAGCAACCTCCATGCTTGATCCCCAAGGAAGAAAAGAAGTCATGGAAACAGTAAGAGAGCTAAAAGATCAGGGCATCGTGACAGTCATATCGATTACTCATGATTTAGAGGAAGCTTCAAAGGCTGACAGGATTGTTGTCATGAATGGCGGGGAAAAGTTCGCCGAAGGTACACCTGAGACAATCTTTAAACTAGATCAGAAGCTAGTTGAAATTGGCCTTGATCTCCCTTTTCCATACAGAGTAAGCATGAAGCTGAGAGAAGCAGGGGTTAACCTGACGAGCAACCATCTAGATGAAGAAAGCCTGGTGAATGAACTATGGATATTACATTCAAAGAGTTAG
- a CDS encoding adenylate kinase gives MNLVLMGLPGAGKGTQAERIVEKYEVPHISTGDMFRAAIKGETELGLKAKSFMDQGALVPDEVTIGIVRERLGKNDCEKGFLLDGFPRTVAQAEALEGILSDLNRKIDYVINIEVDKDILMERLTGRRICKKCGSTYHLVFNPPAAEGICDKCGGELYQREDDNEETVANRLEVNLKQTQPLLNFYEEKGYLRNINGQQDIKQVFVDVNELLGGLGE, from the coding sequence TTGAATTTAGTTCTTATGGGTCTGCCAGGAGCCGGAAAAGGCACACAGGCAGAACGAATCGTTGAAAAATATGAAGTCCCTCATATCTCAACAGGGGATATGTTCAGAGCTGCTATTAAAGGTGAAACAGAATTAGGTCTTAAAGCAAAATCCTTCATGGATCAGGGTGCACTTGTTCCTGATGAAGTAACAATTGGTATCGTCCGTGAGAGATTGGGCAAGAATGATTGTGAAAAAGGTTTCCTCTTAGACGGTTTCCCGCGCACAGTTGCTCAAGCTGAAGCTTTAGAAGGAATTCTGTCAGATCTTAATAGAAAAATTGATTATGTCATTAACATCGAGGTTGATAAAGACATCCTTATGGAGCGTCTTACAGGTCGCCGTATTTGTAAAAAATGCGGATCAACATATCATCTCGTTTTCAACCCTCCTGCGGCTGAAGGAATCTGCGACAAATGTGGCGGAGAGCTTTACCAAAGAGAAGATGATAACGAAGAGACTGTTGCAAACAGACTTGAAGTGAATCTCAAACAGACACAACCTTTGCTGAATTTCTATGAAGAAAAAGGATATTTGCGTAATATTAATGGACAACAGGACATTAAGCAGGTTTTCGTTGACGTTAATGAGCTGCTTGGAGGATTAGGTGAATGA
- a CDS encoding energy-coupling factor transporter transmembrane component T family protein, which translates to MMNSMIIGKYVPGSSLIHKMDPRSKLTMIFLFVFIVFFANNALTYLILGLFTLFIVASTKLPPRFLLNGLKPIIWIILFTFILHILVTKEGPLLFEFGFLSIHEEGVRQGIFISLRFLFLILLTTILTLTTTPIEVTDGMESLLNPFKKIGLPVHELALMMSISLRFIPTLMEETDKIMKAQMARGVDFASGPVKQRISAIIPLLVPLFISAFKRAEELATAMEARGYQGGEGRTKLRELKWGILDTVILTILIGVGIVLLLFRS; encoded by the coding sequence ATGATGAACAGTATGATCATTGGAAAATATGTGCCTGGAAGTTCACTCATTCATAAGATGGATCCGCGTTCAAAACTAACGATGATCTTTTTATTTGTCTTTATTGTCTTTTTTGCGAACAATGCACTGACCTATTTAATCCTTGGTTTGTTCACGCTCTTTATCGTTGCTTCTACCAAACTGCCGCCGAGATTTTTGCTGAATGGCTTGAAGCCGATTATCTGGATTATTCTATTTACATTTATTCTGCACATTCTGGTCACGAAAGAAGGTCCGCTTCTGTTTGAATTCGGTTTTCTTTCGATTCATGAAGAAGGTGTCAGACAAGGGATATTCATTTCCCTGCGGTTCCTGTTTCTTATTCTGCTTACAACAATCCTGACGTTAACTACTACTCCTATTGAAGTAACAGATGGGATGGAAAGTCTGCTGAATCCGTTTAAAAAAATCGGTCTTCCTGTCCATGAGCTCGCGTTAATGATGTCGATCTCACTCCGGTTTATTCCAACACTGATGGAAGAAACGGATAAAATCATGAAAGCGCAGATGGCAAGAGGAGTTGATTTTGCGAGCGGGCCTGTAAAACAAAGGATCAGTGCAATCATACCGCTGTTAGTACCGCTGTTTATAAGCGCCTTTAAACGGGCTGAGGAACTTGCAACAGCCATGGAAGCGCGGGGATATCAGGGCGGCGAGGGCAGAACAAAGCTGCGTGAGCTGAAATGGGGAATCCTCGATACAGTTATTCTAACCATATTAATCGGTGTAGGCATTGTTCTATTACTATTTCGTTCATAG